One part of the Phragmites australis chromosome 3, lpPhrAust1.1, whole genome shotgun sequence genome encodes these proteins:
- the LOC133912576 gene encoding flavonoid 3',5'-hydroxylase 1-like, producing MQLAALFTDPFVLSCAFFCLVLHLALRSLLHPSSSGLGSRLPPGPPGLPILGALPLVGPAPHAGLAALARKYGPIMYLKMGTCGVVVASTPSAARTFLKALDARYANRPAVASAADITYSCQNMVFANYGPKWKLMRKLASVHLLGARALADWARVRRDEAGRLLRGMAAASEAGRPVVVPEVLVCALANIVGQITVSKRVFDAQGDESNSYKDMVVSLLTGAGLFNISDFVPALARLDLQGVQAKLRRIHLQFDGLITKLLAEHAATAEDRAREGHQDFVDKLRASMDAGADDESGETITEVNIKGLIFDMFTAGTDTSSIIVEWALAEMLKNPSVMARAQEEVDRVVGRGRRLEESDLPSLPYLQAVCKEAMRLHPSTPLSLPHFSFDACDDVDGYHVPANTRLLINIWAIGRDPAAWEAPLEFRPERFLPGGAAAKVDPLGNYFELIPFGAGRRICAGKLAGMVFVQYFLGTLVHAFEWRLPDGEEKLDMTETFGLALPKAVPLRAIVTPRLVPDAYA from the exons ATGCAGCTCGCCGCGCTGTTCACCGACCCCTTCGTGCTCTCCTGCGCTTTCTTCTGCCTCGTCCTCCACCTCGCGCTGCGCTCCCTGCTGCACCCTTCCTCCTCTGGCTTGGGCTCCCGCCTCCCGCCGGGTCCGCCCGGGCTCCCCATCCTCGGCGCGCTGCCGCTCGTCGGCCCGGCCCCGCACGCCGGCCTCGCCGCGCTGGCGCGCAAGTACGGACCCATCATGTACCTCAAGATGGGCACCTGCGGCGTGGTGGTGGCGTCGACGCCGTCCGCGGCGAGGACGTTCCTGAAGGCGCTGGACGCGCGGTACGCAAATCGGCCCGCGGTGGCGAGCGCCGCGGACATCACGTACAGCTGCCAGAACATGGTGTTCGCCAACTACGGGCCCAAGTGGAAGCTGATGCGGAAGCTGGCAAGTGTGCACCTTCTCGGGGCGCGCGCGCTCGCGGACTGGGCGCGCGTGCGCCGCGACGAGGCCGGCAGGCTGCTGCGGGGCATGGCTGCGGCGAGTGAGGCCGGCCGCCCCGTTGTCGTGCCGGAGGTGCTCGTGTGCGCGCTCGCCAACATCGTCGGGCAGATCACCGTGAGCAAGCGGGTGTTCGACGCTCAGGGGGACGAGTCCAACAG CTACAAGGACATGGTCGTGTCGCTGCTGACGGGCGCGGGGCTGTTCAACATCAGCGACTTCGTGCCGGCGCTGGCGCGTCTGGACCTGCAGGGCGTGCAGGCGAAGCTGCGGCGGATTCACCTCCAGTTCGACGGCCTCATCACCAAGCTTCTAGCGGAGCACGCGGCCACGGCCGAGGACCGCGCGCGCGAGGGCCACCAAGACTTCGTCGACAAGCTCCGCGCCAGCATGGACGCCGGCGCCGACGACGAGAGCGGCGagaccatcaccgaggtcaacATCAAGGGCCTCATCTTC GACATGTTCACGGCGGGCACGGACACGTCGTCGATCATCGTGGAGTGGGCGCTCGCGGAGATGCTCAAGAACCCGTCCGTCATGGCGCGCGCGCAGGAGGAGGTGGACCGCGTCGTCGGCCGCGGTCGCCGCCTCGAGGAGTCGGACCTTCCCAGCCTCCCCTACCTGCAGGCCGTCTGCAAGGAGGCCATGCGGCTGCACCCGTCCACGCCGCTCAGCCTCCCGCACTTCTCCTTCGACGCCTGCGACGACGTCGACGGCTACCACGTCCCGGCCAACACCCGGCTGCTCATCAACATCTGGGCCATCGGCCGGGACCCGGCGGCGTGGGAGGCGCCTCTCGAGTTCCGGCCCGAACGGTTCCTGCCTGGCGGGGCGGCGGCCAAGGTCGACCCGCTGGGGAACTACTTCGAGCTCATCCCGTTCGGCGCCGGCCGGAGGATCTGCGCCGGGAAGCTGGCGGGCATGGTATTCGTGCAGTACTTCCTGGGGACGCTGGTGCACGCGTTCGAGTGGCGCCTGCCGGACGGCG